Proteins from a single region of Cytophagaceae bacterium:
- a CDS encoding NADH:ubiquinone reductase (Na(+)-transporting) subunit D: protein MEETIEKKKKEGLFSKKNMEVIKDPLDGSNPITVQILGVCSALAVTVQIKPAIIMALGVTVVTAFSNLIISLIRNSIPNRVRMIVQLIVVATLVTIVDQLLKAYMFDVSKKLSVFVGLIITNCIVMGRLEAFAFSQKPWPSFLDGIGNGLGYGLILITVAFIRELLGSGKIFGTQVVPQWAYDHGYVNNGLMMLPPSALFLIGIIIWFHRSRNKKLTNIS, encoded by the coding sequence ATGGAAGAAACTATAGAAAAAAAGAAAAAAGAAGGGCTTTTTTCAAAGAAAAATATGGAGGTAATCAAGGACCCGCTTGATGGCTCCAACCCCATTACTGTTCAGATATTAGGTGTATGTTCTGCCCTTGCTGTTACGGTTCAAATTAAGCCGGCTATTATTATGGCTTTAGGGGTAACGGTGGTTACAGCTTTTTCCAATCTGATTATCTCTTTAATTAGAAACAGTATTCCTAACAGAGTAAGGATGATTGTTCAGCTGATTGTAGTAGCTACTTTGGTTACTATTGTTGACCAGTTGCTTAAGGCATACATGTTTGATGTAAGTAAAAAACTTTCAGTGTTTGTAGGTTTGATTATTACCAATTGTATTGTAATGGGTCGCCTGGAGGCATTTGCTTTTTCACAAAAACCATGGCCTTCATTTTTAGATGGTATTGGTAACGGTTTGGGTTATGGTTTGATATTGATCACCGTAGCTTTCATACGTGAATTGTTAGGAAGTGGTAAAATATTCGGAACTCAGGTGGTACCTCAATGGGCCTACGACCATGGATATGTAAACAACGGTTTAATGATGCTTCCCCCATCGGCATTGTTTTTAATCGGAATCATTATTTGGTTCCATAGATCCAGAAATAAAAAATTAACCAATATTTCATAA
- a CDS encoding FAD:protein FMN transferase encodes MRNFLILVLLGVSLFGCKPTGEYVGLSGQAQGTSFAITFEAIDDADYSAEVDSLFRFIDKSMSLWDSTSLISKINRNDFSEPIDSHFKNVLEASLRVEKETEGYFNVTVGPLVKAWGFVTKKNMPAPSDAQVDSLKALIGKVGIDSNGKFFKDKPNLQIDFNAIAQGYTVDVIARFLESKGIKNYLVEIGGEVYGKGKNREGKFWKVGIEKPEEDRQGIASVVNLKNRALATSGSYRKFFIKDGKKFSHAVDPHTGYPVQHNLLSISVLADNCTDADAYATALLVMGLEKAQKFAEAKGIDFFAIYDQNGKNKYYSTSGFKKVIEE; translated from the coding sequence ATGAGAAATTTCCTGATTTTAGTTCTGTTAGGTGTAAGTCTTTTTGGATGCAAACCTACAGGTGAATATGTCGGTCTTAGCGGACAGGCTCAGGGAACCAGTTTTGCAATTACATTTGAGGCTATCGATGATGCTGATTATTCAGCAGAGGTCGATAGCCTCTTTCGTTTTATCGACAAAAGTATGTCTCTGTGGGATTCTACTTCTTTGATTTCAAAAATTAACCGAAACGATTTTAGTGAACCCATTGATAGCCATTTCAAAAATGTTTTGGAAGCTTCTTTAAGGGTCGAGAAGGAAACAGAAGGTTATTTTAATGTTACGGTTGGGCCATTGGTTAAAGCCTGGGGTTTTGTGACTAAAAAAAATATGCCCGCACCTTCAGATGCTCAGGTTGACAGCCTGAAAGCGTTGATTGGAAAAGTTGGGATAGATTCAAACGGAAAGTTTTTTAAGGATAAACCCAATTTACAAATTGATTTTAATGCTATAGCTCAAGGCTACACCGTAGATGTGATTGCCCGATTTTTAGAGTCAAAAGGCATAAAAAATTATTTAGTTGAAATCGGAGGAGAGGTTTATGGTAAAGGTAAAAACCGGGAAGGTAAATTCTGGAAAGTAGGTATTGAAAAACCTGAAGAAGACAGACAGGGAATTGCCTCGGTTGTTAACTTAAAAAATAGAGCTTTGGCTACTTCCGGCAGTTACAGAAAATTTTTTATTAAAGATGGCAAAAAGTTTTCCCATGCAGTTGATCCACATACCGGGTATCCTGTACAACATAATCTGTTAAGTATTTCGGTTTTGGCCGATAATTGTACCGACGCCGACGCTTATGCAACGGCTTTGCTAGTGATGGGTTTGGAAAAAGCACAAAAGTTTGCTGAGGCTAAAGGAATTGATTTCTTTGCCATCTATGATCAAAATGGCAAAAACAAGTATTATTCTACATCAGGATTTAAGAAAGTAATAGAAGAATAA
- a CDS encoding NADH:ubiquinone reductase (Na(+)-transporting) subunit B, with protein MSFIRKFVDSVKPNFSHGGKYEKFHHLFTAFETFLFVPETPTNGTGVHVRDAMDLKRTMTVVILALLPATLFGMWNVGYQHYHAFGMDSTLMQNFLFGLIKTLPIIVVSYGVGLGVEFIYAYFKGHAISEGYLVTGLLIPLTLPVTVPLWMVALGAIFCTLLGKEVFGGTGMNFMNPALLARAFLFFAFPAFLSGDIWTDLSPEVGHQIVDAFSGATSLVTFDKSISQLPSLWTMISGVEQGSIGETSFIAIMIGAAVLILTGVGSWRVMLSAFIGSLLTGYLLNLLAPASNPEHAMHLAPYMHWFMGSFAFGVVFMATDPVTAAQTTKGKWIYGFFIGFFIVILRVFNPAYPEAVMLTILLMNVFAPLIDHLVVEQHIKSRLKNA; from the coding sequence GTGAGTTTTATAAGAAAATTTGTAGATTCCGTAAAGCCGAACTTTTCGCACGGCGGTAAATACGAAAAATTTCATCATCTCTTTACTGCATTTGAGACATTCCTCTTTGTGCCCGAAACTCCCACCAATGGAACTGGAGTTCACGTTAGAGATGCGATGGATTTGAAACGAACCATGACGGTAGTAATTTTAGCTTTGCTACCTGCAACTCTTTTCGGAATGTGGAATGTTGGATACCAGCATTATCATGCATTCGGAATGGATAGTACACTGATGCAAAACTTTCTGTTTGGCCTCATTAAAACACTTCCCATCATTGTAGTATCCTATGGTGTAGGTTTAGGAGTAGAGTTTATTTATGCCTATTTTAAAGGACACGCCATAAGTGAGGGATATCTCGTGACAGGCTTGTTGATTCCCTTAACTTTACCGGTTACTGTTCCCCTTTGGATGGTCGCTTTAGGTGCTATTTTTTGTACACTGTTAGGTAAAGAGGTTTTTGGTGGTACCGGAATGAACTTCATGAATCCGGCATTATTAGCCAGAGCATTTTTGTTTTTTGCTTTTCCGGCTTTTTTAAGTGGTGATATTTGGACAGACCTTTCCCCTGAAGTTGGTCATCAAATAGTAGATGCATTTTCGGGAGCAACCAGTCTTGTAACTTTTGATAAAAGTATATCGCAGCTTCCATCACTCTGGACCATGATTTCAGGTGTAGAACAGGGTTCTATAGGGGAAACATCCTTCATCGCAATCATGATTGGTGCAGCTGTATTAATCTTGACAGGTGTGGGTAGTTGGAGGGTAATGCTTTCCGCATTTATCGGATCTTTGCTCACCGGTTATTTATTAAATCTTTTGGCACCTGCCTCTAATCCTGAGCACGCAATGCATCTGGCTCCGTATATGCATTGGTTTATGGGAAGTTTTGCATTCGGCGTAGTTTTTATGGCTACGGATCCCGTTACTGCTGCCCAGACCACAAAAGGCAAATGGATTTATGGCTTTTTCATAGGCTTCTTTATTGTAATTCTTAGAGTGTTTAATCCGGCATATCCTGAAGCAGTTATGCTTACCATATTATTGATGAACGTATTTGCACCTCTTATTGACCATTTAGTAGTAGAGCAACATATTAAATCGAGACTAAAAAATGCATAG
- a CDS encoding NADH:ubiquinone reductase (Na(+)-transporting) subunit F → MIPILASSIVVFILVVLLFVFLIIQAKEKLLPQKDVTIVINGQTENPIVVKQGDSLLSTLASQNLFLPSACGGGGTCAMCKCNVLSGGGDVLPTETNHLNRKQVAEHMRLACQVKVKEDMEIEIPHEVFGVKKWECEVTSNYNVATFIKEFEVKLPEGETLDFQAGGYIQIDVPEIKVDYKNIDITAHPSYHDSPDKFKGDWDHFKLWDLKMVNEEPVFRAYSMANHPAEGNIVKLTIRIATPPFDKVKGGWADVNPGICSSYIFSRKPGDKVTISGPFGEFFIKDTGKEMLYVGGGAGMAPMRSHLFHLFHTLKTNRKVTFFYGGRTKKELFFIEEFREIEKQFPNFRFVVALDSPQPEDNWVLKSDIDDPKGDGFKGFVHNVVIDEYLKKHKSPEDLEVYFCGPPMMNQSVIKMCDDWGIPKESVFFDDFGG, encoded by the coding sequence ATGATCCCTATTTTAGCCAGCAGTATAGTAGTATTTATTTTAGTAGTATTATTATTTGTTTTCTTAATAATTCAGGCAAAAGAAAAATTATTACCCCAAAAAGACGTAACAATCGTAATCAATGGGCAAACAGAAAATCCAATAGTTGTAAAACAAGGAGATTCCTTACTTTCGACTTTGGCATCTCAAAACTTGTTTTTGCCTTCAGCTTGTGGTGGGGGTGGTACTTGTGCCATGTGTAAATGTAATGTGCTTTCAGGCGGTGGTGATGTATTACCAACAGAAACCAACCACCTTAATCGTAAGCAGGTTGCCGAGCACATGAGATTGGCTTGCCAGGTGAAGGTGAAAGAAGACATGGAGATTGAGATTCCTCACGAAGTGTTTGGTGTGAAAAAGTGGGAATGTGAAGTTACATCCAATTACAATGTGGCCACCTTTATCAAAGAATTTGAAGTTAAGCTGCCTGAAGGAGAAACCCTCGATTTTCAAGCCGGAGGATATATTCAAATTGACGTACCTGAGATTAAAGTTGATTATAAAAATATTGATATTACCGCCCATCCTTCTTATCATGATTCCCCTGATAAATTTAAAGGAGACTGGGATCATTTTAAGCTTTGGGATTTGAAAATGGTTAATGAAGAGCCTGTATTCAGGGCATACTCTATGGCCAATCACCCGGCTGAAGGAAATATCGTAAAACTAACCATCAGGATTGCTACTCCGCCATTTGATAAAGTAAAAGGTGGCTGGGCCGATGTAAATCCCGGGATTTGTTCAAGTTATATTTTTAGCAGGAAACCTGGCGACAAAGTGACCATCTCAGGTCCATTTGGTGAATTCTTTATCAAAGACACAGGCAAAGAGATGCTCTATGTGGGTGGAGGTGCCGGTATGGCTCCAATGCGTTCGCATTTGTTCCATTTGTTCCATACTTTAAAAACAAACCGCAAGGTTACGTTTTTCTATGGAGGCCGTACCAAAAAAGAACTTTTCTTTATCGAAGAATTCAGAGAAATTGAAAAACAATTCCCTAATTTCAGATTTGTTGTAGCTTTGGATAGTCCTCAGCCTGAAGACAATTGGGTACTTAAAAGTGATATTGACGACCCTAAAGGAGACGGATTCAAGGGTTTTGTTCACAATGTAGTTATTGATGAATACCTGAAAAAACATAAAAGTCCTGAAGATTTAGAAGTGTATTTCTGCGGACCTCCAATGATGAACCAGTCAGTAATTAAAATGTGTGATGATTGGGGTATTCCAAAAGAAAGTGTATTCTTTGACGATTTTGGAGGATGA
- a CDS encoding vanadium-dependent haloperoxidase: MRIILKILLIGLSSLLFFSCKKDKEEVIPVPKNSLSAPASNYESVVASDWLDMHLFLIKSTPGFTPPVAARALGYHSLALYESVVYGMKNYNTLNGQLNGLTSLTIADTSGKEYNWPMVASTAQYTVLKELYITASDKNKAKIDSLKTLYENKLKVGITNTVIDNSVKLGASIASGILEYAKKDGGATGHLSNYPSGYVVATGIGYWKPTSSQKIPLLPFWGKNRPMVKENVSDYLDLPVSFSYEKSSDFFKEAKNVYETSQKLTTEQKAIAAFFEDGTGSVTPPGHHFNVVKNILKSKKAKLDEVAIVYLKTGLALNDAFIACWKGKYTYNLMRPMTYINEALDKNWKPILTTPPFPEYASGHSTAAGAVVSIMEDAFGKKYAFDDITNLGVLPSRKYSDFETYGQETSNSRVYGGIHYKFSCDNGYKNGKKIAENVLKLKLKK; this comes from the coding sequence TTGAGGATTATTCTTAAAATATTGTTAATTGGACTTTCAAGCCTTTTGTTTTTTTCTTGTAAAAAAGATAAGGAAGAAGTTATTCCGGTCCCAAAAAACAGCTTATCGGCTCCTGCATCAAATTATGAAAGTGTAGTAGCATCTGATTGGCTTGACATGCATTTGTTTTTAATAAAATCTACTCCGGGATTTACTCCTCCCGTAGCGGCCAGAGCATTGGGTTACCATTCATTGGCTTTATACGAAAGCGTGGTTTATGGCATGAAAAACTACAATACCTTAAATGGTCAACTCAATGGCCTTACAAGTTTGACTATAGCTGACACCTCCGGGAAAGAATACAATTGGCCAATGGTAGCAAGTACTGCTCAATATACCGTACTCAAAGAGTTATATATCACAGCCAGCGATAAAAACAAAGCAAAAATAGACTCTTTAAAAACCTTGTACGAAAACAAGCTAAAGGTTGGCATTACTAATACCGTTATCGACAATTCTGTAAAACTGGGAGCCTCTATTGCTTCCGGGATACTCGAATACGCTAAAAAAGACGGAGGAGCAACAGGGCATTTGAGCAATTATCCTTCGGGTTATGTGGTGGCAACCGGAATAGGGTATTGGAAACCTACCAGTTCACAAAAAATACCATTACTGCCATTTTGGGGAAAAAACAGGCCGATGGTTAAAGAAAACGTATCTGATTATTTAGATTTACCCGTTTCTTTTTCATATGAAAAGTCTTCTGATTTTTTCAAAGAAGCAAAAAATGTATATGAAACTTCGCAAAAACTCACTACAGAACAAAAAGCCATAGCCGCATTTTTTGAAGACGGAACCGGGTCTGTTACCCCTCCTGGTCATCATTTTAATGTGGTAAAGAATATTCTAAAAAGTAAAAAAGCAAAACTTGACGAAGTAGCAATTGTGTATTTGAAAACCGGATTGGCTTTAAATGATGCTTTTATTGCTTGTTGGAAAGGAAAATATACCTACAATTTGATGAGGCCAATGACTTATATCAATGAAGCTCTCGACAAAAACTGGAAACCAATCCTAACTACACCACCTTTCCCTGAATACGCTTCGGGGCATTCAACAGCGGCCGGTGCGGTAGTTTCTATAATGGAAGATGCTTTTGGAAAAAAATACGCATTTGACGATATCACTAATCTGGGCGTATTGCCCAGCCGAAAATACAGTGATTTTGAAACCTACGGTCAGGAGACTTCCAATTCAAGAGTTTATGGAGGAATCCATTATAAATTTTCCTGCGATAATGGCTATAAAAATGGCAAGAAAATAGCCGAAAATGTTTTAAAATTGAAGCTAAAAAAATAA
- a CDS encoding CBS domain-containing protein: protein MPTSIKKILENKNIKNVLSVNPETTVYEALEVMAQYNVGALLVMVQDELVGIFSERDYARKGIIKGRKAKTTPMTEVMTSNVFTVESKLTTRECMELMSQGRFRHLPVVENGQVIGVLSVGDIVNEMLQEQKQHISFLESYIAS from the coding sequence ATGCCTACATCTATCAAAAAAATACTTGAAAACAAAAACATAAAGAATGTATTGTCAGTAAATCCCGAAACTACTGTATATGAAGCCCTTGAGGTGATGGCCCAATACAATGTCGGTGCTTTGCTCGTTATGGTTCAGGATGAGTTGGTAGGTATTTTTTCAGAACGTGATTACGCCAGAAAAGGAATAATAAAAGGACGTAAAGCAAAGACAACTCCCATGACTGAGGTGATGACCAGCAATGTGTTTACAGTGGAATCAAAACTTACTACCAGAGAATGTATGGAGCTTATGAGCCAGGGACGCTTCAGGCACTTGCCCGTTGTCGAAAACGGCCAGGTGATAGGTGTTTTGAGTGTAGGTGATATTGTGAATGAAATGCTGCAAGAGCAAAAACAACACATTAGCTTCCTTGAAAGCTATATTGCCTCTTAA
- a CDS encoding hemerythrin, producing MESKTFDDLIETNKMYQLVTERLEVIDPDAQNLYARFNMEAELMELILDFYNQEDDNISYHKLHKFSAEQVLAYLQASHKLYLSKKLPEIEQTMVHIFNKYGQTHSLLTSLTIFFNDYKNRLVEHIRTEERDFFPFIKKLIAAEKGEMTDDQTKELLKSNSIEDYNDNHGPIEDDLKNVSVIIQDYSKNQETPLPYRVFLNQVEIFEMELRKHAIIEDHVLVPMAREMERILKLRVAA from the coding sequence ATGGAAAGTAAAACTTTTGATGACTTGATTGAAACCAACAAAATGTATCAGTTGGTGACTGAAAGACTGGAGGTAATTGACCCCGATGCTCAAAATCTTTACGCCAGATTTAACATGGAGGCAGAATTAATGGAGCTGATTCTTGATTTTTATAATCAGGAGGACGATAATATTTCTTATCATAAACTTCATAAATTCTCTGCCGAGCAGGTATTGGCATATCTTCAGGCTTCACATAAATTGTACCTTTCAAAAAAACTCCCGGAAATTGAGCAGACAATGGTTCATATTTTCAATAAATACGGACAGACTCACTCCTTGCTTACTAGTCTAACCATATTTTTTAACGATTATAAAAATCGCCTTGTTGAACATATCAGAACCGAAGAAAGAGATTTCTTTCCATTTATAAAAAAACTAATTGCTGCTGAAAAAGGAGAAATGACTGATGATCAGACTAAGGAATTGTTAAAAAGTAACTCAATTGAAGATTATAACGACAACCACGGTCCCATCGAAGATGATTTAAAAAATGTATCGGTTATAATTCAGGATTACTCCAAAAATCAGGAGACACCATTGCCTTACCGTGTTTTTCTTAATCAAGTAGAGATATTTGAGATGGAACTCAGAAAACACGCTATTATTGAAGATCATGTGTTAGTGCCCATGGCCCGTGAAATGGAAAGAATATTAAAGCTAAGAGTAGCTGCTTGA
- the nqrE gene encoding NADH:ubiquinone reductase (Na(+)-transporting) subunit E, which produces MEHLLGMFIKSIFIENAIFAFFLGMCSYLAVSKKIKTAAGLGVAVIFVMVLTTPLNYLILTYMLKEGALGWIHPSLATVDLTFLAFILFISTIAGAVQLVEMIVEKFSPALYSSLGIFLPLITVNCSILGASLFMQEREYNFSETLVFSTGTGIGFFLSIVLLASIRERLRYSKVPEPLQGLGIAMIITGLMAMAFLSFSGIKL; this is translated from the coding sequence ATGGAACATTTACTTGGAATGTTTATAAAATCGATTTTTATTGAAAATGCCATATTTGCATTTTTCTTAGGAATGTGCTCGTACTTGGCGGTTTCAAAAAAAATAAAAACAGCGGCTGGTTTGGGTGTAGCAGTAATTTTTGTAATGGTGCTAACTACCCCGCTTAATTACCTTATATTAACCTATATGCTTAAAGAGGGAGCCCTCGGTTGGATACATCCTTCATTGGCAACAGTCGACCTTACTTTTCTAGCATTTATTTTGTTTATCAGTACCATAGCTGGAGCAGTTCAGTTGGTAGAGATGATTGTTGAGAAATTCTCACCCGCTCTTTACAGCTCTTTAGGTATTTTCCTTCCTTTGATTACAGTGAACTGCTCGATTTTAGGTGCTTCACTTTTTATGCAGGAACGTGAATATAATTTTTCTGAAACATTAGTGTTTTCAACTGGTACCGGTATTGGCTTTTTCTTATCGATTGTTTTATTAGCTTCTATCAGAGAGAGATTGAGATATTCTAAAGTTCCTGAACCTCTCCAAGGTTTGGGTATAGCAATGATAATAACCGGGCTAATGGCCATGGCATTTTTAAGTTTTTCCGGCATCAAACTTTAA
- a CDS encoding Na(+)-translocating NADH-quinone reductase subunit A, whose amino-acid sequence MGKQIKLKKGFDIKIPGAAQKQIGQLQPSKVFSIKPSDFRNFSYKLSVAEGDEVLAGQSIIFDKERPEIFIPSPVSGEVVEIVRAEKRRVTHIRILADQDTKFKTFETPSSLTKESVKETLLSTGTWSYIRQRPFDSIPDIDSEPKAIFVSLFDSSPLAPDYSYVLKDELADLKKGLEVLGILSDGKLNIGVSSNTDSELYQGVNATINTFDGPHPAGNVGVQIHHIDPIRPGQVVWYVAPQDAVIIGRVFNSGKYQAQRKIAIVGSEVQNPQYYSVISGQTIDSLVAGKTTDAPMRIIQGNVLHGQITTKDDFLSYYTNQVTVIKESKEPELFGWALPGFSKLSLNHSFPSWLMPKKVYNLDTRINGEERAFVVTGEYEKVLPMNIMPVVLLKSILAGDIERMENLGIHEVSEEDFALCEFVCTSKIDVQNIIRQGLDLLKSEG is encoded by the coding sequence ATGGGTAAACAGATAAAACTAAAAAAAGGTTTTGACATAAAAATTCCGGGTGCTGCCCAAAAACAAATTGGCCAACTACAGCCTTCAAAAGTATTCTCAATTAAGCCTTCAGATTTTCGAAATTTCAGCTACAAATTATCTGTAGCCGAAGGCGATGAAGTTCTTGCCGGCCAAAGTATTATTTTTGATAAAGAAAGACCTGAGATTTTTATTCCTTCTCCAGTGAGTGGTGAGGTTGTCGAAATCGTTCGAGCTGAAAAAAGGCGTGTAACTCACATTAGGATCCTTGCCGACCAGGATACCAAATTCAAAACTTTCGAAACCCCCTCAAGCCTAACAAAAGAATCGGTAAAAGAAACACTTTTAAGTACAGGTACATGGTCCTATATCAGGCAGCGTCCATTTGACTCTATTCCTGATATAGATTCAGAACCTAAAGCAATATTCGTTTCTTTATTTGATTCCTCCCCTTTGGCACCAGATTACAGTTATGTATTGAAAGACGAACTAGCCGATTTGAAGAAAGGTTTGGAAGTACTTGGAATTCTTTCCGACGGGAAATTAAATATCGGCGTATCTTCAAATACAGACTCGGAATTGTATCAGGGAGTCAATGCCACTATCAATACATTTGATGGTCCCCATCCTGCAGGAAATGTGGGTGTTCAGATTCACCATATCGACCCTATCAGGCCTGGACAGGTTGTTTGGTATGTTGCACCTCAGGATGCGGTTATTATAGGCAGAGTTTTTAATTCTGGAAAATATCAGGCTCAAAGAAAAATTGCCATAGTAGGTAGTGAGGTACAAAATCCTCAATATTATAGTGTGATTTCAGGTCAAACTATCGATAGTTTGGTTGCTGGAAAAACTACAGATGCACCTATGAGAATTATACAAGGAAATGTACTTCATGGTCAAATTACCACGAAAGACGACTTCCTGTCATATTATACAAATCAAGTTACCGTAATTAAGGAAAGTAAAGAGCCTGAGTTGTTTGGATGGGCCTTGCCTGGATTTAGTAAGCTCAGTCTCAATCATTCGTTCCCTTCCTGGCTAATGCCCAAAAAAGTGTATAATCTCGATACCAGAATCAACGGGGAAGAAAGAGCGTTTGTAGTTACCGGTGAATACGAAAAGGTTTTACCAATGAATATCATGCCTGTGGTTTTATTGAAATCAATACTTGCAGGGGATATCGAACGTATGGAAAATCTGGGTATTCATGAAGTCTCTGAAGAAGACTTTGCACTTTGCGAGTTTGTTTGTACTTCAAAAATCGACGTGCAAAATATTATCAGACAAGGACTTGATCTTCTAAAATCAGAGGGTTGA
- a CDS encoding TIM barrel protein: protein MNNKKSRRELLKTIGVVSTASLIGVKEGFSQNTIKLKSNIKHSVCRWCYGSIPFEELCQGVKDIGMASIELTGPKEWPILKTYGLTAAIGWGDWPNGMGLHNFFNNPKNHDALVDLYEKLIPEAAANGVYNLICFSGNRNGMSDYVGMINCAKVIKRIIPTCEKYGVMLTMELLSSRDSHPDYQCDHIEWGVSLCEMVGSEKFKLLYDIFHMQSMHGDHIRNIRKYGKYINHYHTGGMPGRNEIDHTQEIYYPAVVKAIIDSGYKGYLGQEFVPTPKDKAGMLASLKRCVEICDI from the coding sequence ATGAACAACAAAAAAAGTAGAAGAGAGTTATTAAAGACGATTGGAGTGGTTTCAACTGCTTCTTTGATTGGAGTTAAGGAAGGTTTTTCACAAAATACCATTAAACTGAAAAGCAACATCAAGCATTCAGTGTGCAGATGGTGTTACGGCTCTATACCATTTGAAGAATTGTGTCAGGGTGTAAAAGATATTGGAATGGCTTCCATTGAGCTTACAGGCCCAAAAGAATGGCCAATTTTGAAAACCTACGGTCTTACGGCAGCGATTGGATGGGGAGATTGGCCGAATGGCATGGGTTTACATAATTTTTTCAACAACCCAAAAAACCACGATGCTCTGGTTGATTTATATGAAAAATTAATTCCGGAAGCAGCAGCAAACGGGGTTTATAACCTGATTTGTTTCTCAGGTAACCGAAACGGGATGAGTGATTATGTGGGAATGATAAATTGTGCCAAAGTTATAAAAAGGATAATTCCGACCTGTGAAAAGTATGGTGTAATGCTTACAATGGAGCTACTTAGTTCGAGAGATTCCCATCCAGATTACCAGTGTGACCATATTGAATGGGGAGTCTCGCTTTGTGAAATGGTGGGTTCTGAAAAGTTCAAATTGCTTTATGATATTTTCCATATGCAAAGCATGCATGGTGACCATATTCGTAACATCAGAAAGTATGGAAAATACATAAATCATTATCATACCGGTGGTATGCCCGGCAGAAATGAAATTGATCATACTCAGGAAATTTATTATCCTGCAGTAGTGAAGGCCATTATTGACTCTGGTTACAAAGGATATTTAGGTCAGGAGTTTGTTCCTACCCCAAAAGATAAGGCCGGCATGTTGGCTTCATTGAAAAGATGTGTTGAGATTTGTGATATATAA
- the nqrC gene encoding NADH:ubiquinone reductase (Na(+)-transporting) subunit C: MHSNKYTFMYSIGLSILTAIVLVLTSETLKPKQEFNLALDQKTNILKSLLIDGKSAQEIEKIYTSQIEEIVVNGDGEVIDGEKPTGIVMKEEVAKPVKDRKLPVYIFKNTDGSKNYVVPLYGVGLWGPVWGYLSFEKDLNTVKGAYFDHKGETPGLGAEIAEKPFQSQFIGKKIKDANNTFVSINVIKTTAKVTFGPEHRVDAISGGTLTSDGTNNMIKNGVEGYLKYFEKIKE, encoded by the coding sequence ATGCATAGTAATAAATATACCTTCATGTACTCTATTGGACTGTCTATTCTTACAGCAATAGTTTTAGTTTTAACATCAGAAACTTTAAAACCAAAGCAGGAATTCAATCTAGCTTTGGATCAAAAAACCAATATCCTTAAATCTTTATTGATTGATGGAAAATCAGCCCAGGAAATTGAGAAAATTTATACTTCTCAAATAGAGGAAATCGTGGTGAATGGTGATGGAGAGGTTATTGATGGAGAAAAACCAACAGGAATTGTTATGAAAGAAGAGGTAGCAAAGCCAGTGAAAGACAGAAAATTGCCGGTATATATTTTCAAAAATACTGATGGTTCCAAAAATTACGTAGTTCCACTTTATGGTGTTGGTTTGTGGGGCCCTGTTTGGGGCTATTTATCATTTGAAAAGGACCTCAACACAGTTAAGGGTGCCTATTTTGACCACAAAGGTGAAACTCCTGGTCTTGGTGCGGAAATTGCCGAAAAACCATTCCAAAGTCAGTTTATTGGGAAAAAAATAAAAGATGCTAATAACACGTTTGTTTCAATCAATGTAATTAAGACCACTGCGAAAGTTACTTTCGGCCCTGAACACAGAGTTGATGCTATTTCAGGCGGTACTTTGACTTCAGATGGTACCAATAACATGATAAAAAATGGTGTGGAAGGATATTTAAAATATTTTGAAAAAATCAAAGAATAA